A single window of Microbacterium oryzae DNA harbors:
- a CDS encoding flavin-containing monooxygenase — translation MTTTGGGATGTGEVGTGEVGTVIVGAGFAGIAAALALRAAGDDDFVMLERGASVGGTWRDNTYPGVACDVPSHLYALSGHPSPAWSRVFAPGAEIRAYLEGVVRDEGLDRQLRLKTALAGARWDGEGWIIEVRAGHTAGDPGAGAAGKRSLGVEGSRSPANCPAVVRARHLILACGRLTEPRIPEVPGLEAFPGPIFHSARWNHDADVAGRRVAVVGTGASAVQLVPALVQAGAEVTLFQRTPAWIVPKGDRAYTPQEIDALHDPAAAARLRDELHAEGEARFASRSGDAAAAAAAEAVARAHLATQVSDPALRDALTPDYAFGCKRVLLSDAFYPAVASPAVRLVPSALAAVEGDELIAADGTRHAADVVVLATGFASTRQPYAPLVTGEHGRTLDEHWADGMTSVGSTLVHGFPNLFILGGPNAALGHSSAVLILEEQAAFTAARILGGRDVRVTAEAEAAYTREIVERSARTPWIAGGCDNWYVDARSGRLTLLWPGTVAAFRERLARVARELDPLPALVHEGAQP, via the coding sequence ATGACCACGACCGGCGGAGGCGCGACCGGCACGGGCGAGGTCGGCACGGGCGAGGTCGGCACCGTCATCGTCGGCGCCGGGTTCGCGGGGATCGCGGCCGCGCTCGCCCTGCGTGCGGCGGGAGACGACGACTTCGTGATGCTGGAACGCGGCGCGTCGGTCGGCGGCACCTGGCGCGACAACACCTATCCCGGCGTCGCGTGCGACGTGCCCTCCCACCTCTACGCGCTCTCCGGCCATCCGTCGCCCGCATGGTCGCGCGTCTTCGCTCCGGGCGCCGAGATCCGCGCCTACCTCGAGGGCGTCGTCCGCGACGAGGGCCTCGACCGGCAGCTGCGGCTGAAGACCGCGCTCGCCGGGGCACGGTGGGATGGCGAGGGCTGGATCATCGAAGTCCGAGCCGGACACACCGCAGGAGATCCAGGCGCCGGGGCTGCCGGGAAGCGGTCTCTCGGCGTCGAGGGCAGTCGATCTCCTGCGAACTGTCCCGCGGTGGTTCGCGCGCGGCACCTGATCCTCGCGTGCGGGCGGCTGACGGAGCCTCGGATCCCCGAGGTGCCCGGCCTGGAGGCGTTCCCGGGCCCGATCTTCCACTCGGCACGGTGGAACCACGACGCGGACGTCGCCGGGCGCCGCGTCGCCGTCGTCGGCACCGGCGCGAGCGCGGTCCAGCTCGTGCCCGCCCTCGTCCAGGCGGGCGCGGAGGTCACGCTGTTCCAGCGGACCCCCGCCTGGATCGTGCCCAAGGGCGATCGCGCGTACACGCCGCAGGAGATCGACGCGCTGCACGACCCGGCGGCGGCGGCACGCCTCCGCGACGAGCTGCACGCCGAGGGCGAGGCGCGCTTCGCCTCCCGGTCCGGCGATGCGGCGGCCGCTGCCGCCGCGGAGGCAGTGGCGCGCGCGCATCTCGCCACGCAGGTCTCCGATCCCGCGCTGCGCGACGCACTCACCCCCGACTACGCCTTCGGCTGCAAGCGCGTGCTGCTGAGCGATGCGTTCTACCCGGCCGTCGCCTCGCCCGCGGTCCGACTCGTGCCATCCGCTCTCGCGGCCGTCGAGGGCGACGAGCTGATCGCGGCCGACGGAACGCGTCACGCCGCCGACGTCGTGGTCCTCGCGACGGGCTTCGCCTCGACTCGGCAGCCGTATGCGCCGCTCGTGACCGGCGAGCACGGGCGGACGCTCGACGAGCACTGGGCCGACGGAATGACCTCGGTCGGGTCGACGCTCGTGCACGGCTTCCCGAATCTCTTCATCCTCGGCGGCCCGAATGCCGCTCTCGGGCACAGCTCCGCCGTCCTCATCCTCGAGGAGCAGGCCGCGTTCACCGCCGCGCGCATCCTCGGCGGGCGCGACGTGCGGGTGACCGCGGAGGCCGAGGCCGCCTACACGCGCGAGATCGTGGAGCGCTCGGCCCGCACGCCGTGGATCGCCGGCGGCTGCGACAACTGGTACGTCGACGCCCGGAGCGGCCGCCTCACCCTCCTCTGGCCCGGCACCGTCGCGGCCTTCCGCGAGCGCCTCGCCCGCGTCGCCCGCGAACTCGATCCCCTGCCCGCGCTCGTGCACGAAGGAGCCCAGCCATGA